Proteins from a genomic interval of Methanofollis formosanus:
- a CDS encoding META domain-containing protein: MRPMKKNTMRRTLPLLGVAVVLSACLLAAGCTGQTPDGTDNETVQGTDLNGTAWDLLSYTQNGSMKDALAGTTVTLVLGENNTASGSAGCNAYSASYTLDGTAITFGPAVSTLMYCPIEGLMEQESAYLRFLDTVKSYEVKDETLTFFDENGTAVLVFGKHVPPQPEPLVGTDWTLVSYHTGDAIVSVIAGTEVTAVFEEDGKVAGSAGCNRYFASYEVNGTEMTIGPAGSTLMACQKEGVMEQESAYLGLLGTVKTFTIEGETLTFFDENGTRILEFAKAVPPQPEPLVGTNWTLVSYHTGDAIVPVIAGTEITAVFNEDGQVAGSAGCNRYFASYEVNGTEMTIGPAGSTLMACLNEDVAEQESTFLGLLGTVKSFAIEGDRLSLMDENGTAVLVFAKAETPASLPLVGTTWVLDAYHLDDIVMPVIEGTEITAVFDEDGKVTGSAGCNRYFASYNLTGSSMEIGPAGSTKMFCAEPEGIMEQESTYLSLLGAVKSYTIEGDQLELLDERGWRVLAFTAKV, from the coding sequence ATGCGACCAATGAAGAAGAACACCATGCGACGCACCCTCCCCCTGCTGGGTGTGGCCGTCGTCCTCTCCGCCTGCCTCCTTGCCGCAGGATGCACGGGGCAGACGCCTGATGGGACGGACAATGAAACTGTGCAGGGGACCGACCTGAACGGCACCGCCTGGGACCTTCTCTCGTACACACAGAACGGTTCGATGAAGGATGCCCTGGCCGGGACAACCGTCACCCTTGTGTTAGGTGAGAACAACACGGCCTCGGGCTCTGCCGGGTGCAACGCCTACTCCGCCTCGTACACGCTGGACGGCACGGCGATCACTTTCGGCCCCGCGGTCTCGACGTTGATGTACTGTCCCATTGAGGGTTTGATGGAGCAGGAGAGCGCGTACCTCCGATTCCTCGACACGGTGAAGTCCTATGAGGTCAAGGATGAGACTCTGACCTTCTTCGACGAGAACGGCACTGCCGTCCTGGTATTCGGGAAGCATGTCCCTCCACAGCCAGAACCCCTCGTCGGGACAGACTGGACCCTTGTGTCCTACCACACCGGTGACGCCATCGTCTCGGTCATCGCCGGCACTGAAGTCACGGCTGTCTTCGAAGAAGACGGAAAAGTCGCTGGTTCAGCCGGGTGCAACCGCTACTTCGCCTCTTACGAAGTGAACGGCACGGAGATGACCATCGGCCCCGCTGGATCGACCCTGATGGCCTGCCAGAAGGAGGGTGTCATGGAGCAGGAGAGTGCCTATCTCGGACTCCTCGGCACGGTGAAGACTTTCACGATCGAGGGCGAAACACTGACCTTCTTCGACGAGAACGGGACCAGGATCCTTGAGTTCGCGAAGGCCGTCCCTCCACAGCCAGAACCCCTCGTCGGGACAAACTGGACCCTTGTGTCCTACCACACCGGTGACGCCATCGTCCCGGTCATCGCCGGCACTGAGATAACGGCAGTCTTCAATGAGGATGGTCAGGTCGCCGGTTCCGCCGGGTGCAACCGTTACTTCGCCTCATATGAGGTGAACGGCACGGAGATGACCATTGGCCCGGCGGGATCGACTCTCATGGCCTGCCTGAATGAGGATGTGGCCGAGCAGGAGAGCACCTTCCTCGGCCTCCTCGGGACGGTGAAGTCCTTCGCGATCGAGGGCGACCGCCTCTCGCTCATGGACGAAAACGGCACGGCGGTTCTGGTCTTTGCGAAGGCAGAGACCCCCGCATCGCTGCCCCTTGTCGGCACCACGTGGGTGCTTGACGCTTACCACCTCGACGATATCGTGATGCCGGTCATTGAAGGGACGGAGATCACCGCCGTCTTCGACGAGGACGGAAAGGTCACCGGTTCTGCCGGGTGCAACCGCTACTTCGCCTCATACAATCTCACCGGGTCTTCGATGGAGATCGGACCGGCAGGCTCCACGAAGATGTTCTGCGCTGAGCCCGAGGGGATCATGGAGCAGGAGAGCACCTACCTGAGCCTCCTTGGTGCGGTGAAGAGTTACACCATCGAGGGGGACCAGCTTGAACTCCTCGACGAGCGCGGCTGGCGGGTTCTCGCCTTCACGGCGAAGGTCTGA
- a CDS encoding heavy metal translocating P-type ATPase — MPGPHTIAFFKKVDALLGAISPNHDTMLLRVIAALVPVLCFAGDLISGSPVLASIGVVTYLFCLVLYAEGLLRTVLMMHRVSAELLIVAVMTVTFLDGQPLSGALVAWVIGLGLFIASTIIKKNRKRIEGLVKEGKQTARVLDGGTVREVGVHEVSAGDMVIVPKGATLPVDGEVIEGRSSVDESAVTGEPYPVFKEAGSPVTSGTLNLSAPLHVRATRDGDDTYLAVVTREIEGSLATKSQTQQRAETMVQVFLIGVTAYAGLLYLVTGSLDLPATALSVACPCAWALATPAAFAATIGRLACEHVLTRGGEPLERLVGAETLVTDKTGTLTRAEPEVGDLVMLNGADRKEVLRSAGAIEARFSHPIATAITAYAASQGAGALPEVTESEELPGQGVRAVVDGRSVFVGSGETTRAAGVTLPSVQYEGRAIWLAVEDVPQGVFVIRDALPETVDGFADAVRACGISRVVLATGDQEEGEAQRVAAAIGADEYHAGCRPEDKTALVKRFQDGGRVVMVGDGTNDAPALAAADVGIAIGGHRNPGLVVRSAEVVVLGDDPAAVPKILAAGRAMKRVITQNYAWAVGFNTVGLALATGGLLNPVLAAVFHHISSVFVVANAARLYFGRGGDSKNGQNSPQ, encoded by the coding sequence ATGCCAGGACCACATACCATTGCATTTTTCAAAAAGGTCGACGCACTGCTCGGCGCCATCAGCCCGAACCATGACACGATGCTCCTGCGAGTCATTGCCGCCCTTGTCCCGGTCCTCTGTTTTGCCGGCGACCTGATCTCTGGCTCCCCGGTCCTCGCCTCGATAGGTGTGGTCACTTATCTCTTCTGCCTGGTGCTGTACGCCGAGGGGCTGCTCAGGACCGTCCTCATGATGCACCGGGTCAGCGCCGAACTCCTCATCGTCGCTGTGATGACCGTCACCTTCCTCGACGGCCAGCCTCTCAGCGGGGCGCTGGTCGCCTGGGTCATCGGGCTCGGGCTCTTCATCGCTTCCACCATCATCAAGAAGAACCGGAAACGGATCGAGGGGCTGGTGAAAGAAGGGAAACAGACGGCACGGGTGCTCGACGGCGGTACCGTCAGGGAGGTCGGGGTGCACGAAGTCTCTGCCGGCGACATGGTGATCGTCCCGAAGGGGGCGACGCTTCCGGTCGACGGCGAGGTCATCGAAGGCCGCTCCTCGGTCGACGAGTCGGCGGTCACCGGCGAACCCTACCCGGTCTTCAAAGAGGCAGGAAGCCCGGTCACCTCAGGCACCCTCAACCTCTCCGCGCCCCTCCATGTCAGGGCGACGCGGGACGGGGACGACACCTACCTTGCGGTGGTCACGCGAGAGATCGAAGGGAGCCTTGCCACGAAGTCGCAGACCCAGCAGCGTGCCGAGACGATGGTCCAGGTCTTCCTCATCGGGGTGACCGCGTATGCCGGGCTCCTCTACCTGGTCACCGGCAGCCTCGACCTCCCCGCGACCGCCCTCTCGGTGGCCTGCCCCTGCGCCTGGGCCCTGGCCACCCCGGCCGCCTTCGCCGCGACGATCGGGCGCCTGGCCTGCGAGCATGTCCTCACCAGGGGCGGCGAACCCCTTGAGCGCCTGGTCGGGGCCGAGACCCTGGTGACCGACAAGACCGGCACCCTCACGCGGGCCGAGCCCGAAGTGGGAGACCTCGTCATGCTCAACGGTGCCGACAGGAAGGAGGTGCTGAGATCCGCGGGCGCGATCGAGGCCAGGTTCTCGCACCCGATCGCCACGGCGATCACGGCCTATGCGGCGTCGCAGGGGGCCGGCGCCCTGCCCGAGGTGACCGAGAGCGAAGAACTCCCCGGCCAGGGCGTGCGGGCGGTCGTGGACGGGAGATCGGTCTTTGTCGGAAGCGGCGAGACGACCCGGGCGGCCGGCGTCACCCTTCCGTCCGTGCAGTATGAGGGCCGGGCGATCTGGCTCGCCGTCGAAGATGTTCCACAGGGGGTCTTCGTGATCAGGGACGCCCTCCCCGAGACCGTGGACGGGTTTGCCGACGCCGTGCGGGCGTGCGGGATCAGTCGCGTGGTGCTGGCCACCGGCGACCAGGAAGAGGGAGAGGCGCAGCGGGTCGCTGCCGCGATCGGTGCCGACGAGTACCATGCCGGGTGCCGGCCTGAGGACAAGACGGCGCTGGTGAAGCGGTTCCAGGACGGCGGGCGCGTGGTGATGGTCGGCGACGGGACCAACGACGCCCCGGCCCTCGCTGCGGCGGACGTGGGGATCGCAATCGGCGGCCACCGCAACCCGGGCCTGGTCGTGCGTTCGGCCGAGGTCGTGGTCCTGGGCGACGATCCGGCCGCGGTCCCCAAGATCCTGGCCGCGGGCAGGGCGATGAAACGGGTGATCACCCAGAACTATGCCTGGGCGGTGGGGTTCAACACCGTCGGCCTCGCCCTTGCAACCGGCGGACTGCTCAACCCGGTCCTGGCCGCCGTCTTCCACCATATCAGCTCGGTCTTTGTCGTGGCCAACGCCGCCAGGCTGTATTTCGGCCGGGGCGGCGACTCAAAAAACGGCCAAAATAGTCCCCAATAA